The Streptococcus sp. DTU_2020_1001019_1_SI_AUS_MUR_006 sequence CCTTAACCCAAGCCCAAGAAAAAAGCCTGCAAGAAATTCTAACAGATATGAAGTCGGACCATCACATGAATCGACTCTTACAAGGGGATGTTGGTAGTGGGAAGACAGTGGTTGCGGGGCTAGCGATGTACGCGGCTATAACGGCTGGTTATCAGGCAGCTCTAATGGTTCCGACAGAGATCCTTGCAGAGCAGCATTTTGAAAGTTTAGAGAGTCTCTTTCCAGATTTGAAACTAGCCCTCCTAACAGGTTCACTGAAAGCTGCAGAAAAACGCACGGTTTTGGAAACGATTGCTAAGGGCGAGGTTGATGTGATCGTCGGTACCCATGCTCTTATACAGGATGGGGTGGAATACGCTCGACTTGGTTTGATTATCATCGATGAACAACACCGATTTGGTGTGGGACAAAGACGTATTTTACGTGAAAAAGGAGAAAATCCAGATGTCCTCATGATGACGGCGACTCCGATTCCACGAACCTTAGCCATCACCGCCTTTGGAGATATGGATGTTTCCATTATTGACCAGATGCCTGCTGGGCGCAAACCAATCGTAACTCGCTGGATCAAGCATGAGCAATTACAACAGGTCCTGACTTGGTTGGAAGGAGAAATTCAAAAAGGTTCTCAAGCCTATGTTATTTCGCCCTTGATTGAAGAATCTGAAGCCCTAGATCTTAAAAATGCTATTGCTTTATCGGAAGAATTGACGGCTCATTTTGCAGGAAAAGCAAAAGTTGCTCTCTTACACGGTAAGATGAAGAGTGATGAAAAAGACCAGATTATGCAGGAGTTCAAAGATAGAAAGACTGATATTCTGGTCTCTACAACGGTTATCGAGGTTGGGGTAAATGTTCCAAATGCGACCGTCATGATTATCATGGATGCTGACCGTTTCGGACTTAGTCAGCTTCATCAGCTCAGAGGTCGTGTCGGTCGGGGAGACAAGCAGTCCTATGCGGTTCTTGTGGCCAATCCCAAGACTGATTCTGGAAAAGACCGTATGCGCATCATGACGGAGACAACAAATGGCTTTGTTCTTGCAGAGGAAGATTTAAAAATGCGTGGTTCTGGTGAAATCTTTGGAACCAGACAGTCGGGCTTACCAGAATTCCAAGTGGCTGATATTATAGAGGACTTCCCAATACTTGAGGAAGCACGTAAGGTAGCTAGTTATATCAGCTCCCTTCCTAACTGGCAGGAGGACCCAGAGTGGCATATGATTGCTCTAAATCTAGAAAAGAAAGAACATTTAGATTAATACTCTTCAAAAATCAAATTCAAACCACGTCAACGTCGCCTTGCCGTATATGTGTTACTGACTTCGTCAGTTCTATCCACAACCTCAAAACGGTGTTTTGAGCAGCCTGCGGCTAGTTTCCTAGTTTGCTCTTTGATTTTCATTGAGTATAAGCTTTCTCTAAGAAAATCTTAAGTTTGCTTTTAGGGTTATTGCCTATACTAGAGTCATCAAAAAGAAACGAGGACTCTCACATGACAATGACGATTAAAGTAAATTACCAAAAAACGTTTCAACAGGAGCAAGCACCTTCTCCTAAATACTAAGTAAAAGAGCGATAACGCTCTTTTTGTGTGGGGATTCGCAGCTAAGGGATTTAGAAAAATGCTTATGTTATAGTAGATTGAATCTAGAACAGTACACTACAACTGCTAAAAATATTTCTAGAAATTAGTTTGACTTTTCTAATCTTTCTGTTTATTTCAATCCACTATAATTTGATTTACGGAATATATAAACTTAAACATCACTTCAAACAACGTCTTAGTCTATCTGGTAAACTGAATGCAGTGCTTTGAGAAAGCTGTGACTAGCTTTCTAGTTTTCTCTTTCGTTTTCATTGAGTCACAAGTTACTTTTAGTTTTTTCTAAGGAAAATATAAGCTATGTTTTAGGAAGGGATTTTATACTAGGTTCATCAAAAAGAAACGAGGACTCTCACATGAAAATGACGATTAAAGTAAATTATCAAAAAACCTTTCAAGAAGTAGTAGAGGCAGACAAGCTTGCTACAAAATAGTAGTTATTAAGGGCGATAGAGCCCTTTTTAAATACTTGCTTTAGGTGAAATATGATAGACTTTTAGTATAAAGAATCAGTAGAATAACGCTATACCAATTTTTACTCTTGACAAGTAAAAGAAACAAGTATATACTGTTTTTGCTGATTCTATAAAAGAAGAATTAGACTATACCAATTTTAAGGAGAAAGCACAGCTTGCCTGTGTCGTATATACTATGTGTGGAATTGTTGGTGTTGTTGGAAACACAAATGCAACTGATATTTTGATTCAAGGGCTTGAAAAGCTTGAATACCGTGGCTATGATTCTGCGGGAATTTTTGTCCTAGGTGGTGCTGAAAATCACCTGGTTAAGGCGGTCGGTCGTATCGCAGAATTGTCTGCTAAGACAGCTGGTGTGGAGGGAACAACTGGTATCGGACATACTCGTTGGGCGACTCACGGAAAACCAACAGAAGATAACGCTCACCCACATCGCTCTGAGACAGGACGTTTTGTCTTGGTCCACAATGGGGTGATCGAAAACTATCTTGAAATCAAGGAAGAATACCTTGCAGGACACAACTTCAAGGGACAAACAGATACAGAAATCGCCGTTCACTTGATTGGAAAATTTGCGGAAGAAGATGGCTTGTCAGTTCTTGAAGCCTTCAAAAAAGCTCTTCACATCATCCGTGGTTCTTATGCCTTTGCCTTGATCGACTCTGAAAATCCAGATGTTATCTACGTGGCCAAGAACAAATCACCTCTCTTGATCGGTCTTGGAGATGGCTACAATATGGTCTGCTCAGATGCTATGGCTATGATTCGTGAGACCAACCAATACATGGAAATCCATGACCAAGAATTGGTTATCGTGAAAGCTGATAGCGTCCAAGTACAAGACTATGATGACAACAGTCGTGAGCGTGCTAGCTACACTGCGGAGCTTGACTTGTCAGATATCGGTAAGGGGACATATCCTTACTACATGCTCAAGGAAATCGATGAGCAGCCAACGGTGATGCGTAAGTTAATCCAAGCCTACACAGATGAGGCTGGTCAAGTTGTCGTAGATCCAGCTATCATCAAGGCTGTTCAAGACGCAGACCGCATCTATATCCTCGCAGCTGGAACATCTTACCACGCAGGATTTGCTTCTAAGAAGATGCTGGAAGAATTGACAGATACGCCAGTTGAACTTGGTATCTCCTCTGAGTGGGGATATGGTATGCCGCTTCTCAGCAAGAAACCACTCTTCATCTTTATCAGTCAATCTGGTGAAACAGCTGACAGCCGTCAGGTTTTGGTCAAGGCCAATGAAATGGGGATTCCAAGCTTGACAGTGACAAACGTTCCAGGATCAACTCTGTCACGTGAAGCCAACCATACTATGTTGCTTCATGCAGGCCCTGAAATTGCCGTAGCGTCAACTAAGGCCTATACAGCCCAAATCGCAGCCCTTGCCTTCCTTGCAAAAGCAGTCGGTGAAGCAAATGACAACGAAAAAGCCAAAGCCTTTGACCTGGTTCACGAGTTGTCTATCGTGGCTCAGTCTATCGAATCAACTCTTTCAGAGAAAGAAACGATCGACGCAAAAGTTCGTGATCTTCTTGAAACAACACGCAATGCCTTTTACATCGGACGCGGTCAAGATTACTACGTAGCCATGGAAGCCAGTCTCAAACTCAAAGAGATTTCTTACATTCAGTGTGAAGGCTTTGCGGCAGGAGAACTCAAGCACGGAACGATTGCCTTGATTGAAGAAGGAACACCTGTATTGGCCCTCTTGTCTGACCCAGTTCTTGCCAACCACACTCGTGGAAATATCCAAGAAGTGGCAGCTCGTGGTGCTAAGGTCCTTACTATTGCAGAAGAAAATGTTGCTAAAGATACCGATGATATTGTCCTTACGACCGTACACCCTTACCTCTCACCAATCTCAATGGTCGTACCAACACAATTGGTCGCTTACTTTGCAACCCTACACCGTGGACTTGATGTGGACAAGCCACGTAACCTTGCCAAGTCAGTAACGGTAGAATAAACCCAAAGTTTAAATCATAAGAAAAAGTGAACTAAATAGTTTTCTGGAAATCAGAATGCTATCTTGTTCACTTTTTTGTATACTTAATGAAAATCAATGACCAAACTAAGGTGTTTAGGTAGATATCTCACAGAATAGTTTTGAGGTTCTAGATAAGAGTGACGAAGTCAGTCTCATTACACCAATTTGATATTGTAGAGAAAACGGATCAAGACCTCAGTCAAGGTAGTTCAAGTCAAGATTGAAGAGGATTGATTCATACTCTTCGAAAATCTCTTCAAACCGTGTCAACGTCGCCTTGCCGTAGGTATGGTTACTGACTTCGTCAGTTCTATCCACAACTTCAAAACAGTGCTTTGAGCTGACTTCGTCAGTTCTATCCACAACTTCAAAACAGTGTTTTGAGCTGACTTCGTCAGTTTCATCTACAACCTCAAAGCAGTGCTTTGAGCAACCTGCGGCTAGTTTCCTAGTTTGCTCTTTGATTTTCATTGAGTATCACTCCTTTTAAGGATTCATTAGAAATAAATCTAAAATTAAGTGTTATCCCAGTTTCTATTAAAACTAGAATTCTTTTTGAAAGATATGCTTGTGAAAGGCTGGAAAGCTATAAAAAACCTCTAAGAGCTGGACGATAAGGATCCAACTCTTAGAGGAGTGAGTGTCGTATTTTACTTGCGATATAAACGATCGTATTGGTAGTAAGGATCAAAGGTTACATTGATTCCTAGTTTGCGAAGAACATTTTTATCTTCGTCTGTTAGGATAATCGTAGAGTGAGCTTCGCTTCCTTTGAGGTTTCCGAGTTCTTTCATGGCACGATCTGCATCAGGATTCTGCATAGCTGTGATTGCAAGTGCGATAAGGATTTCATTTGAGTGGAGTCGAGGGTTACGGCTACCCAAGTGATTGATTTTCAAACCTTGAATTGGTTTCACCACTTCTGGTTCAATTAATTTTGTTTCAGCATTGATGTTAGCTGATTTCTTGATTGCATTGATCAAAGCAGCGGCTGTTGGACCAAAGAGTTCTGAGTTCTTACCAGTAACGATTTCACCAGAAGGTAATTCAAGAGCTAGAGCAGGTCCGCCTGTTTCTTCTGCTTTTTGACGTGCGGCAACAGCAACCTTTCTATCAGCTGGTGTGATACCTAGGTCATTCATGAGAAGCTCAATCTTCTTCACAGCAGTTTCTCCAACCTTCTCAGCTTTGAAGTCAAGAACTGTCTGGTAATAGCGACGGATAATTTCCTGTTTAGATGCTTCAATGGCAGCGTCGTTATCAATGATTGCAAAACCAACCATATTTACACCCATGTCAGTTGGAGATGCATAAGGAGACTCACCTAAGATACGTTCCAGCATACGCTTAAGAACAGGGAAAATTTCAATGTCGCGGTTGTAGTTGACTGTGGTTTCTCCATAAGTTTGGAGATGGAATGGGTCAATCATGTTGACATCATCTAGGTCTGCTGTAGCAGCTTCATAAGCCAAGTTGACTGGGTGATGAAGTGGGAGATTCCAAACTGGGAAGGTTTCAAATTTGGCATAACCAGACTTGATACCATTGATTTGGTCGTGGTACATGTTAGACATACAAGTTGCCAACTTACCTGAACCAGGCCCAGGAGCAGTCACGACAATCAAGTTACGACTCGTTTTGATATAGTCGTTTTTCCCCATACCTTCAGGAGAAATGATGTGATCCATATCTGTCGGATACCCCTTGATAGGGTAGTGGAGATAAGAGTCGATACCATTTTTCTCTAATTGATTACGGAAAGCATCAGCTGCCGGTTGGCCTGCATATTGAGTAATGACAACTGAACCAACAAAGATACCGAGTTCATTGAATTTATCGATCAAACGAAGCACTTCTTGGTCATAAGAAATGCCCAAGTCTCCACGAGCTTTTGAGTGCTCGATATTGCTAGCGTTAATAGCGATAACAACCTCAACTTGCTCCTTCAATTCTTGTAAGAGTTTGATTTTGTTATCTGGTTCATATCCAGGAAGGACACGAGCAGCGTGGAAATCTTCTAACATTTTGCCACCAAACTCCAAGTAGAGTTTGCCGTCAAATTGGTTGATGCGCTCCAAGATATGGTCGCGTTGTAGATTCAAATATTGTTCAGAACTAAAAGCTTGTTTTTTCATTTTTTTACCTCTGAGCTCTATTATATAAAAAAAATGGAAGATTAGAAACTAGAGAGTCGCAAAAGTGAGAAAAAAAGATAAAGCAAACGCTTGCATAATTTTGATAAAAGGTCTATGATGGAGTAAAGTCAATTTTAAATAGAGGTACAAAGATGCAAGAAAAATGGTGGCACAATGCCGTTGTTTATCAGGTCTATCCAAAAAGTTTTAAGGATAGCAATGGAGATGGGATTGGTGATTTGCCTGGGATTACCAGTAAGCTAGACTATCTAGCTAAGTTAGGGATTACAGCGATCTGGCTTTCTCCAGTCTATGATAGCCCCATGGATGACAATGGTTATGATATTGCCAATTATCAAGATATCGCGGCTATCTTTGGAACCATGGAAGATATGGATGTGCTGATTGCTGAGGCTAAAAAACGAGATATCCGAATCATTATGGATTTGGTGGTCAATCATACATCAGATGAGCACGCTTGGTTTATCGAAGCTTGTGAAAATCCTGATAGTCCTGAGCGAGACTACTATATCTGGCGTGATGAACCTAACGAATTGGAGTCAATTTTCAGTGGATCTGCCTGGCAATATGATGAAAAGTCAGGTCAATATTACCTGCACTTTTTCAGCAAGAAGCAACCAGACCTTAACTGGGAAAATGAAGAACTACGCCAAAAAATCTATGAGATGATGAATTTCTGGATTGATAAAGGGATTGGTGGATTCCGTATGGACGTTATTGACATGATTGGGAAGATTCCTGATCAGAAAATTGTCAACAATGGTCCTATGCTTCATCCCTATCTCAAGGAAATGAATCAGGCTACTTTCGGCGACAAAGAGCTCTTGACAGTAGGGGAAACTTGGGGAGCAACACCAGAGATCGCTAAACTCTATTCAGATCCTAAAGGACAAGAATTGTCTATGGTTTTCCAGTTTGAACATATCTGTCTTCAGTATCAGGAAGGACAACCTAAGTGGCAGTACCAAAAAGAGCTAAATGTAGGGAAATTAAAAGAGATTTTTAACAAATGGCAGACAGAGTTGGGAGTTGAAGATGGCTGGAATTCACTTTTCTGGAACAACCATGACCTCCCTCGTATCGTCTCTATCTGGGGAAATGACCAAGACTACCGCGAAAAATCTGCCAAAGCGTATGCCATCTTGCTTCATCTCATGAGAGGAACTCCCTACATTTACCAAGGAGAAGAAATTGGGATGACCAATTTCCCGTTTGAAACGCTTGATCAAATAGAGGATATCGAATCCCTCAATTATGCGCGTGAAGCTCTTGAAAAAGGCGTTCCGATAGAAGAAATTATGGATAGTATCCGTGTGATTGGGCGTGATAATGCTCGTACCCCGATGCAGTGGGATGAGAGCAAAAATGCTGGTTTCTCAGATGGACAACCTTGGTTGGCTGTTAATCCAAACTACGAAGCAATCAACGTTCAGGAAGCACTGGCAAACCCAGATTCTATTTTCTATACTTATCAAAAATTGGTAAACATTCGTAAGGAAAATAGCTGGTTGGTGAGAGCTGATTTTGAACTCCTTGAAACGGCTGAAAAAGTCTTTGCTTACATCCGTAAAGATGGCGACCGTCGATTCTTAGTGGTAGTTAACCTCTCAAGTCAAGAACAAGAGTTTCACTTGGATGCAGTCCTTAAGTCAGTCTTGATTGCAAATACAGATGTCGAAGCTACCTTAGAACAATTAACATTAGCTCCCTGGGATGCCTTCTGTGTCGAATTAGTTGCTTAAAATTACCATCTCAAGTGTCGCATGGCGCTTGAGATTTTTACTAAAATAAGTGTAGAAATTTCTTTAATAAATATTAGTTTGAATTTTCTAAAAAATTACCTGCAAACCCTTGCTTTTATATAAAAATAGGGTATAATGGTGAAAAATAGTATTTTAAAGGAGAATACCGATGAAATCGAAAAAGTGGCTCGCAGTAGCAGGGATAACGATGAGCGCAGCTCTTCTTTTGGCGGCTTGTGGCAAGACTGAGAAAAAAGCAGATGCTCCAACAACATTTTCGTATGTTTATGCTATTGATCCAACAACTTTGGACTATAGCGTTACTAGTAAAAGTTCAACATCAGATGTCATCGCCAACCTGGTCGACGGACTCTTGGAGAATGACAAATATGGAAACTTGATTCCATCGCTTGCTGAAGACTGGTCTGTTTCACAGGACGGTTTGACTTACACATACAAGCTACGTAAAGGTGTCAAATGGTATACTTCTGAAGGAGAAGAGTATGCTGAAGTCAAGGCCCAAGACTTTGTGACTGGTTTGAAACATGCTGCTGATGGTAAGTCAGATGGTCTAACACTTATCCAAGACTCCATCAAAGGATTGGCAGAGTACGTTAGCGGTGAAACGAATGACTTCTCAACAGTCGGTGTCAAAGCAGTTGATGACTATACGGTTGAGTATACCTTGAACAAACCAGAAAGCTTCTGGAATTCTAAGGTAACAACAGCAACCATGCTCCCAGTTAATGAAGAATTCTTAAATTCTCAAGGGAAAGATTACGGTGCAGCAGCGCCTTCAGGTATTCTCTACAATGGTCCTTATATTTTGAAGAACTTCACTTCGAAATCCGTGATCGAGTACGAAAAGAACCCGAATTACTGGGACAAGGACAATGTTAAGATTGACCACGTCAAGCTTACTTTCTACGACGGCTCTGACCAAGAATCATTGATTCGTAGCTTTGCGTCAGGCTCATATACGACAGCTCGCCTCTTCCCAACTAGCTCAAGCTTTGATTCAACTAAGAAAGAATACGGCGATAAGATCGTTTATAGTCCACAAGAAGCCACTAGCTATTACTTTACTTTCAACGTAAATCGTCAGTCTTACAATAAAACAGCTAAGACAGATGATGCCCAAAAAACATCAACTAAAGAAGCGCTTCTTAATAAAAACTTCCGTCAAGCCATCAACTTCGCTCTTGACCGTCATGCTTACTCTGCACAGATGAATGGCGAAGAAGGTGCAGACAAGATTATCCGTACCAGCCTTGTGCCTTATGACTATGTTCAGGTTGGTGAAAAGACCTTCGGTGAATTGGCTCAAGAACAATTGGTAACATACGGAGACCAGTGGAAGGATGTGGCTTTGACAGATGGTAAAGATACCCTTTACAATCCAACAAAAGCAAAAGCTGCCTTTGAAAAAGCAAAATCAGAATTGCAGGCTAAAGGTGTAACCTTCCCAATCCATTTGGATATTCCAGTTGAGCAGACTGATGTCATTGCTGTACAGCAAACCAACTCTCTCAAACAGTCTGTCGAAGCAGCACTTGGAAGTGAGAATGTTGTCATCGATGTACTTCAAATGACTGACAATGAGAAAATGAGTATCACATCTCAAGCCAAAGTGCCTTCTCAAAAAGACTATGACTTGAACGGAACTGGATGGGGACCAGACTATCAAGACCCAGCAACCTACCTCAATATCTTAGATGCTAAGAAGGGTTCTGCTCTTAAACACTTGGGTATCACAAAAGGTAAAGATCCAGAAGTTATGGCTCAAGTTGGACTTGATGAGTACAAGAAACTCTTGGATGATGCAGCATCAGAAACAAGCGATCTTAACAAACGCTATGAAAAATATGCCAAAGCACAAGCTTGGGTTTCAGATAGTTCACTTCTTATCCCTGTAGCTTCTTCAGGTGGTTCTCCGACAGTTAGTCGTACAGTGCCATTCACAAAAGCTTACTCTCAAGTTGGTATCAAGGGAGATCCATTTGTATTTAAAGGTTTAGAATTACAAAACGATATTGTAACAGCTAAAGAATACGAAGAAGCTCTCAAGAAATGGCAAAAAGAGAAAATTGAAACGAATGCCAAATACCAAAAAGAACTAGCAAATCACGTTAAATAGTCTTTTGTAATGAATAAAGAAATCCTGTTTTGAAGCGGGATTTCTTTGTTTTTTGATTTTCAATGAGAGGTCAAATCAGTATATAACTTTACTTTTTGGACAAAATTTGTTAAAATATAACCATGTTATAAAACCTAACATATAAGGAGAAATAAAACATGAAACTTAAAAAACGTTTGATTGGAGCGGGGTTGACACTTGCTGCTGCGGTCCTATTGACAGCATGCGGCCAGTCAGCATCAGACGGCAAAACATACTCGTCTACCTTTGGTGCAGATCCAACAACCTTCAACTATCTCTTGGACTACGCTGGTGATAACACTGCTATTGTAACCAACTTGGTTGATGGTTTGCTTGAAAATGATAACTACGGAAACCTCATTCCTGCCCTTGCAGAGGATTGGAGTGTTTCTAAGGATGGTTTAACTTATACCTACAAACTTCGCCAAGATGCCAAGTGGTTTACAGCTGACGGTGAAGAATACGCTCCCCTTAAAGCACAAGACTTTGTAACTGGTATCAAGTACGCTGCTGACAACAAGGGACAAGCCTTGGACTTGATTCAGAACTCTATCAAGGGCTTAGATGATTATATAACAGGTGCAAATACTGACTTCTCAAATGTTGGTGTCAAAGCCTTAGATGACTATAATGTCCAATATACCTTGACACGACCAGAACCATTCTGGAACTCAAAAACAACCAACAGTATCTTATTCCCTGTAAACGAAGAATTCCTTGCTTCTAAAGGTAAAGACTTCGGAACCCTGAAACCAGATAGCATTCTTTATAGCGGACCATATTTGTTAAAAGATTTTACATCTAAGTCTTCTATCGAATATGTGAAAAACCCACATTACTATGACCAAGAAAAAGTAACGATTGAAAAGGTAAAATTGGCCTACTTTGATGGTTCAGACCAAGACTTGACAATTCGTAACTTTGAAAGTGGTGCTTACTCATCTGCAGGTGTTTATCCGAATAGCTCAAACTTCGCTAAGACAAAGGAAAAATACAAGGACAATATCGTTTATAGCTTGCAAGATGCAACATCTTGGTACTATAACTTTAACGTCAACCGTGGTGCTTATAACCATACTGCAAAAACAAGTGATGAGCAAAAACAAGCAACTCAAGCTGCAGTTTCGAATAAAAGCTTTCGTCAGGCAATTAACTTCGCCATTGATCGTACAGCATACTCAGCTCAATCAAACGGTGAAGAAGCAGCTAAGAACACTCTTCGTAACTCGCTTGTACCACCAACTTTCGTACAAGTTGGAGACAAGACTTTTGGTGAAACAGTTGCTTCCAAATTGGTCAACTATGGTACACAATGGTCAAATATGAATCTTGAAGATGCTCAAGATGGTTATTTCAACAAAGAAAAAGCGCAAGCTAAGTTTGCTGAAGCTAAAAAAGAATTAGAGGCCCAAGGTGTGAGCTTCCCAATTCATTTGGACTTGCCTGTAGACCAGGTTAACAAGACCTTGCTTTCTGGAACAAACTCAATCAAACAATCAATCGAATCAACGCTCGGTTCTGAAAATGTAGTGGTTGATGTTATCCAATTGTCGACAGATGATTATATAAATGCAACAGTTCAAGCACCAACTCCAGCTGATCATGACTATGATTTGAACTTGGATGGATGGTCAGCTGACTACCAAGATCCTTCAACTTACCTCAATCCTTTCAACGCTGAAGATGGATTCTATCTCAAGATTTTGGGACTTGATCCAAGCAAGGATGCTGATAAGATTACAAGTATAGGATTGGACCAATTTACTCAAAAATTAAAAACAGCAGATGCAGAAAATACAGACGTAGCGAAACGCTATGAAAACTACGCAGATGCACAAGCTTGGTTGATTGATAGTTCCCTTCTAATCCCAGTTGTGTCAAACGGTGGTGGGGCTTCGGTGACACGCGTGACACCATTTACACGTGCTTACTCACTAGTTGGTATCAAAGGAACTGGAAGCAACTACAAATACATGAGATTACAGACAGATGTTGTTACAAGCTCTCAATTTGCTGAAGCGAAGGCTAAATGGGAACAAGAACGTAAAAATTCTGTCGAAAAGAGTCAAAAAGACTTTGAAAGTCACGTGAAATAAGTTTAAGAAGATAGGTTGGGTAAAAACTCAATTTGAAAATGAAATTGAGTGAAGCTTTCAAGTATAAAATGCATAGTATAAAGTTTTTGAACACTTAATACTATGTGTTTTTTTATTTTGAAGACTTTTACCCTGCCTCTTGTTTTTTCTTAACGATAAATCTTTGCTGCGATAGTGGGTTGTTTTTGAGACTCTAAAAGGTTATTTTTGTAAAAATATGAGTTTCTCTAGCTAAAATCTTCCACTTTCTTGGTAATTATTGAAAGTTTTAGGGTGTGAGAGTATGGTATTGAGAACTTGTCAACCGATTTCTATCTCCTGGTATTTTTGTTGGCAGTCTTCTTTCAAAAAAAAGATATGAGGCATTTAATGATTGAAATATAATATTTTTGGTTTTGAGGTGAAATAAAACGGTTGCAATTCAGGTGTTGATAGCATCCGGTGTTAGTTTGTGATATAATAGAAATAAAATAATTAATAGAGGTGTAAGGTGGGGAGACGTTTAAAAGAAAATAAAACGAGCAAGTTTCAGCAAAGTTTCAATATTATTTTGTTGTTTCTATATATAGTGCTTACTTGTTTTTTGCTGTTTTTAATATTCAGATATCATATCTTAGCCGTCAGTTATATCAATCTTCTTCTAGCAGCTATTATGGTGTTCATTGCGCTAGTAGCTTTATTTTTAATATCAAATAGAAAAGCTAAGAAGTTTACTTTAATCATGCTCTTGCTATCTATTGTAGCTAGCTCACTAGCCTTGGTTGGAGTTCATCAGTTCGTTAGTTTGGCCAATCATTTAAATGCAACATCTAACTATTCTAGTTACTCCATCAGTGTTGCAGTTTTGGCGGATAGTGAGATTGGTAATGTGTCCCAACTATCCAGTGTGACAGCTCCGACAAAAACAGATGCGGAGAATATCAAAAAACTGCTCGATGATATTAAGACAAGTCAGAATAAAGACCTAAAGGTTGAGGATAGTTCTTCGTATCTTGCGGCTTATAAGAGTCTCTTAGCTGGCGAGACCAAGGCAATTGTTTTGAATAGTGTCTTTGAAAATCTGATTGAACAAGAGTATCCAGATCATGCCAAAAAGATCAAGAAGATTTATACCAAAGAACTAACCAAAACTGTTGAGGCACCTAAGTCTTCTCAAAACAAGGCTTTTAATATCTATATTAGTGGGATTGACACATACGGACCGATTAGCTCCGTTTCTCGTTCGGATGTCAATATCATCATGACGGTTAATCAAGAAACCAAGAAAATTCTCTTGACAACGACCCCTCGTGATGCTTATGTGCCCATAGCTGATGGAGGCAATAACCAAAATGATAAATTGACCCATGCAGGTATTTATGGTGTGGATGCTTCGATTCATACTTTGGAAAA is a genomic window containing:
- a CDS encoding peptide ABC transporter substrate-binding protein, whose product is MKSKKWLAVAGITMSAALLLAACGKTEKKADAPTTFSYVYAIDPTTLDYSVTSKSSTSDVIANLVDGLLENDKYGNLIPSLAEDWSVSQDGLTYTYKLRKGVKWYTSEGEEYAEVKAQDFVTGLKHAADGKSDGLTLIQDSIKGLAEYVSGETNDFSTVGVKAVDDYTVEYTLNKPESFWNSKVTTATMLPVNEEFLNSQGKDYGAAAPSGILYNGPYILKNFTSKSVIEYEKNPNYWDKDNVKIDHVKLTFYDGSDQESLIRSFASGSYTTARLFPTSSSFDSTKKEYGDKIVYSPQEATSYYFTFNVNRQSYNKTAKTDDAQKTSTKEALLNKNFRQAINFALDRHAYSAQMNGEEGADKIIRTSLVPYDYVQVGEKTFGELAQEQLVTYGDQWKDVALTDGKDTLYNPTKAKAAFEKAKSELQAKGVTFPIHLDIPVEQTDVIAVQQTNSLKQSVEAALGSENVVIDVLQMTDNEKMSITSQAKVPSQKDYDLNGTGWGPDYQDPATYLNILDAKKGSALKHLGITKGKDPEVMAQVGLDEYKKLLDDAASETSDLNKRYEKYAKAQAWVSDSSLLIPVASSGGSPTVSRTVPFTKAYSQVGIKGDPFVFKGLELQNDIVTAKEYEEALKKWQKEKIETNAKYQKELANHVK
- a CDS encoding alpha-glucosidase, with the protein product MQEKWWHNAVVYQVYPKSFKDSNGDGIGDLPGITSKLDYLAKLGITAIWLSPVYDSPMDDNGYDIANYQDIAAIFGTMEDMDVLIAEAKKRDIRIIMDLVVNHTSDEHAWFIEACENPDSPERDYYIWRDEPNELESIFSGSAWQYDEKSGQYYLHFFSKKQPDLNWENEELRQKIYEMMNFWIDKGIGGFRMDVIDMIGKIPDQKIVNNGPMLHPYLKEMNQATFGDKELLTVGETWGATPEIAKLYSDPKGQELSMVFQFEHICLQYQEGQPKWQYQKELNVGKLKEIFNKWQTELGVEDGWNSLFWNNHDLPRIVSIWGNDQDYREKSAKAYAILLHLMRGTPYIYQGEEIGMTNFPFETLDQIEDIESLNYAREALEKGVPIEEIMDSIRVIGRDNARTPMQWDESKNAGFSDGQPWLAVNPNYEAINVQEALANPDSIFYTYQKLVNIRKENSWLVRADFELLETAEKVFAYIRKDGDRRFLVVVNLSSQEQEFHLDAVLKSVLIANTDVEATLEQLTLAPWDAFCVELVA
- a CDS encoding peptide ABC transporter substrate-binding protein; translated protein: MKLKKRLIGAGLTLAAAVLLTACGQSASDGKTYSSTFGADPTTFNYLLDYAGDNTAIVTNLVDGLLENDNYGNLIPALAEDWSVSKDGLTYTYKLRQDAKWFTADGEEYAPLKAQDFVTGIKYAADNKGQALDLIQNSIKGLDDYITGANTDFSNVGVKALDDYNVQYTLTRPEPFWNSKTTNSILFPVNEEFLASKGKDFGTLKPDSILYSGPYLLKDFTSKSSIEYVKNPHYYDQEKVTIEKVKLAYFDGSDQDLTIRNFESGAYSSAGVYPNSSNFAKTKEKYKDNIVYSLQDATSWYYNFNVNRGAYNHTAKTSDEQKQATQAAVSNKSFRQAINFAIDRTAYSAQSNGEEAAKNTLRNSLVPPTFVQVGDKTFGETVASKLVNYGTQWSNMNLEDAQDGYFNKEKAQAKFAEAKKELEAQGVSFPIHLDLPVDQVNKTLLSGTNSIKQSIESTLGSENVVVDVIQLSTDDYINATVQAPTPADHDYDLNLDGWSADYQDPSTYLNPFNAEDGFYLKILGLDPSKDADKITSIGLDQFTQKLKTADAENTDVAKRYENYADAQAWLIDSSLLIPVVSNGGGASVTRVTPFTRAYSLVGIKGTGSNYKYMRLQTDVVTSSQFAEAKAKWEQERKNSVEKSQKDFESHVK